From the genome of Hymenobacter sp. PAMC 26628, one region includes:
- a CDS encoding SusC/RagA family TonB-linked outer membrane protein, with protein MTPHLLSSRWLVVPALLSGLALPAQAFPAGTAPGGAYFRLARPNPTAKVSGRVVDGKGEGIPGVTVLVQGSTLGTTTGPDGSFALDIPATIANPVLRISSIGYLAQEIAVGSQAEINVTLKEDTQKLDDVVVVGYGTQSRKVVSTAISTIEGADISRQPVGTPGEALAGLAPGVTVTSDRGGTPGAPPSIVIRGGGSLGTTADPLYVVDGYPLQDASQFTTISPSDIASIEVLKDAASAAIYGSRAANGVIIVTTKRGQAGKTVFRLTAYTGLQQVNKKLDVLNRDDYVKYQKFLARTRNYPNPPSVIAFDAITDLSTLSDTNWQNEIYRNAKITEYQLSASGGNDRARFAVSGGYFQQDGVLKGTDYQRFNLRFNMDADLVPKLKVGFTVAPSYSIQNQQSAAGAYSGSNSSETVGTRGVPNVTALGIFMPPTIPVFRANGDYGQGYNAPERQPNGSQFYQNNLYNPVAVVDLNQNRLNNYRVFANTYLEWEPLAGLRLKTSGGATLNIDQQHAYIPATLASDAAQAANLSTPFISTVFARESQLVSFDYLWENTATYTKSLGDHNFTVLGVYSLQKFQARSTAVAGRAGSFANTLLENPLASPDRTGDLGYNQNAFLSYVGRVTYDYKRKYIATAALRSDASSRFGPNNRFGYFPSTSVAWRVSEESFWEGLKNAVSELKLRASYGQTGNANIGSFNYLNSVVGRNYSFNNARAIGYAQSGLANPDLTWEKNSQTDLGVDVGFLNDKFSVSLDYYNRLTQGMLLNRDLPGTVGYAVNYRKNVGELQNRGLELAATANLKVGAVRWTINGNISGNRSKVLDLGGPALFPGEPAQNWPNVYQVRVGDPLGDFNGFRALGIFQNADDLAKYAQTGNKGDKVGNYIIQDTNGDGVITEADRVKVGKGVPDFLYGLSQTLAYKNVDLSVTVQGVQGIQVVNANLRNQNGNGSFNNTHEVADNMFDPEHPTDARYTMAGSGGFNFGNQLIDRAVFNASFLRVRNVSLGYTLQGAVLQRAKLQSVRFYLTGQNLLTFTKYPGLNPEVSINAGPFSTSTNPAIIRPGLDQGAYPANRTYTAGVNIAF; from the coding sequence ATGACTCCTCATTTACTCTCTTCGCGGTGGCTGGTGGTGCCGGCGCTGCTTAGTGGCCTGGCGCTGCCGGCGCAGGCCTTCCCGGCCGGCACCGCGCCCGGCGGTGCTTATTTCCGGCTGGCCCGGCCCAACCCCACGGCCAAGGTGAGCGGCCGGGTCGTGGATGGTAAGGGTGAAGGCATCCCCGGCGTGACGGTGCTGGTGCAGGGCAGCACGCTGGGCACCACCACGGGCCCCGACGGCTCGTTCGCGCTGGACATCCCCGCCACCATCGCCAACCCGGTGCTGCGCATCAGTTCCATCGGCTACTTGGCGCAAGAAATCGCCGTGGGCAGCCAGGCGGAAATCAACGTGACGCTGAAGGAAGACACCCAAAAGCTGGACGACGTGGTGGTGGTGGGCTACGGCACGCAGTCGCGCAAAGTGGTGTCGACGGCCATTTCCACCATCGAGGGCGCGGACATCAGCCGGCAGCCGGTGGGCACGCCCGGCGAGGCGCTGGCGGGCCTGGCCCCCGGCGTGACCGTGACCTCGGACCGGGGCGGCACGCCGGGCGCGCCGCCGAGCATCGTTATCCGGGGCGGCGGCTCGCTGGGCACCACCGCCGACCCGCTGTACGTGGTGGACGGCTACCCCTTGCAGGATGCGTCACAGTTCACCACCATCAGTCCGAGCGACATCGCCTCGATTGAGGTGCTGAAGGACGCGGCCTCGGCGGCTATCTACGGCTCGCGGGCGGCCAACGGCGTCATCATCGTGACCACCAAGCGCGGGCAGGCCGGCAAAACGGTGTTCCGGCTCACGGCCTACACGGGCTTGCAGCAAGTGAACAAGAAGCTCGACGTGCTGAACCGGGACGACTATGTGAAGTACCAGAAGTTTCTGGCCCGGACGCGCAACTATCCCAACCCTCCGTCAGTCATCGCGTTCGATGCCATCACCGACCTTTCCACGCTCTCGGATACCAACTGGCAGAACGAGATTTACCGCAACGCTAAAATTACGGAGTACCAGCTCTCGGCGTCGGGCGGCAACGACCGGGCCCGGTTCGCGGTGTCGGGCGGCTACTTCCAGCAGGACGGCGTACTGAAAGGCACCGACTACCAGCGCTTTAACCTGCGCTTTAACATGGATGCCGATTTGGTGCCCAAACTCAAAGTCGGCTTCACGGTGGCCCCGTCCTACTCCATCCAGAACCAGCAGTCGGCCGCCGGGGCCTACAGCGGCTCCAACAGCAGCGAAACCGTGGGCACCCGCGGCGTGCCCAACGTCACGGCCCTGGGCATTTTCATGCCGCCTACCATTCCGGTGTTCCGGGCCAATGGCGACTACGGCCAGGGCTACAACGCCCCCGAGCGCCAGCCCAACGGCAGTCAGTTCTACCAAAACAACCTGTATAACCCGGTGGCGGTGGTGGACCTCAACCAAAACCGGCTGAACAACTACCGGGTGTTCGCCAACACCTACCTGGAGTGGGAGCCCCTGGCCGGGCTGCGGTTGAAAACCAGCGGCGGGGCCACGCTCAACATCGACCAGCAGCACGCCTACATTCCGGCCACGCTGGCCTCCGACGCGGCCCAAGCGGCCAACCTGTCCACTCCCTTTATCTCGACGGTGTTCGCCCGCGAGTCACAGCTGGTATCGTTTGATTACCTGTGGGAAAACACGGCCACCTATACCAAGTCGCTGGGCGACCACAATTTCACGGTGCTGGGGGTGTACTCGCTCCAGAAGTTTCAGGCCCGCTCCACGGCCGTGGCCGGGCGCGCCGGCTCGTTTGCCAATACGCTGCTGGAAAACCCGCTGGCCTCGCCCGACCGAACGGGCGACCTGGGCTACAACCAGAACGCGTTTTTGTCGTACGTCGGGCGCGTCACCTACGACTACAAGCGCAAGTACATCGCCACGGCCGCGCTGCGCAGCGATGCTTCCTCGCGCTTCGGGCCCAACAACCGCTTCGGCTACTTCCCGTCGACCTCGGTGGCCTGGCGCGTGAGCGAAGAGTCCTTCTGGGAGGGGCTGAAAAATGCCGTGAGTGAGCTGAAGCTGCGCGCCAGCTACGGCCAGACCGGCAACGCCAACATTGGCAGCTTTAACTACCTCAACAGCGTGGTGGGGCGCAACTACAGCTTCAACAACGCGCGGGCCATCGGCTACGCCCAGAGTGGCCTGGCCAACCCCGACCTGACCTGGGAGAAGAACAGCCAGACCGACCTGGGCGTGGACGTGGGCTTTCTGAACGATAAATTTTCGGTGTCCCTGGACTACTACAACCGCCTGACCCAGGGAATGCTGCTCAACCGCGACCTGCCCGGCACCGTGGGCTACGCCGTGAACTACCGCAAGAACGTGGGCGAACTGCAAAACCGCGGCTTGGAGCTGGCGGCCACCGCCAACCTGAAAGTGGGGGCCGTGCGGTGGACCATCAACGGCAACATTTCGGGTAACCGCTCGAAAGTGCTGGACCTGGGCGGCCCGGCCTTGTTCCCCGGCGAGCCGGCCCAGAACTGGCCCAACGTGTACCAGGTGCGGGTGGGCGACCCGCTGGGCGACTTCAACGGGTTCCGGGCGCTGGGCATTTTCCAGAACGCCGACGACCTGGCCAAGTACGCCCAGACCGGCAACAAGGGCGACAAAGTGGGCAACTACATCATCCAGGACACCAACGGCGATGGCGTCATCACGGAAGCCGACCGCGTCAAGGTGGGCAAGGGCGTGCCCGACTTCCTCTACGGCTTGTCCCAGACCCTGGCTTACAAGAATGTCGACCTCTCCGTGACGGTGCAGGGGGTGCAGGGCATTCAGGTGGTTAATGCGAACCTGCGCAACCAGAACGGCAACGGCAGCTTCAACAACACCCACGAAGTGGCCGACAACATGTTCGACCCCGAGCACCCGACCGATGCCCGGTACACGATGGCGGGTTCCGGTGGCTTCAACTTTGGCAACCAGCTCATTGACCGGGCCGTTTTCAACGCCTCGTTTCTGCGGGTGCGCAACGTGTCGCTGGGCTACACCCTTCAGGGAGCCGTATTGCAGCGGGCCAAGCTCCAATCGGTGCGCTTCTACCTAACGGGCCAGAACCTGCTCACCTTCACCAAGTACCCCGGCCTCAACCCCGAAGTGAGCATCAACGCCGGCCCCTTCTCCACCAGTACCAACCCCGCGATTATCCGGCCGGGCCTCGACCAGGGAGCCTACCCGGCCAACCGGACCTACACGGCTGGCGTCAACATTGCTTTTTAA
- a CDS encoding glycoside hydrolase family 88 protein, which produces MFKKARLLFLLLLLAGPVWAQKAPALNVAKEFALAGQQYERMLQTHPDVKRTPQSSNPDGTRKDMPTSWWCSGFFGGSLWYLFEQTKDPKWKAAADKWSLNLTPEQTNTSTHDLGFMLYCALGNGYRLTKNPAYRPILLTGAQSLATRFHPEYGVIKSWDEFKGYNYPVIIDNLMNLEYLFWAARESGDKRFYNICVSHADSTLKNHFRPDYSSYHVVCYGPGGKVLKRQTAQGYADESAWARGQTWGLYGYTVLYRETKNPKYLAQAQRIADFYLHHPHLPADKIPYWDFNAPGIPNEERDASAGAVAASGLLELCTYSGPAGKAYYQAAVKMLQSLASPAYRARLGENNNFLLKHSVGSKPAKSEVDVPLVYADYYYLEALLRYEALRQLPAYQL; this is translated from the coding sequence ATGTTTAAAAAGGCCCGCCTCCTGTTTTTGCTGCTGCTGCTGGCCGGCCCGGTTTGGGCGCAAAAGGCCCCGGCGCTCAACGTGGCCAAGGAATTTGCCCTGGCCGGGCAGCAGTACGAGCGGATGCTGCAAACCCACCCGGACGTGAAGCGCACGCCCCAGTCGAGCAACCCCGACGGCACGAGGAAGGACATGCCGACCTCGTGGTGGTGCAGCGGCTTTTTCGGGGGCTCACTCTGGTACCTGTTTGAACAAACCAAAGACCCCAAGTGGAAAGCCGCCGCCGATAAGTGGAGCCTGAACCTGACCCCGGAGCAAACCAACACCAGTACCCACGACCTGGGCTTCATGCTCTACTGCGCGCTGGGCAACGGCTACCGGCTCACCAAAAACCCGGCCTACCGGCCCATCCTGCTCACCGGGGCGCAATCGTTGGCGACGCGCTTTCACCCGGAGTATGGCGTGATTAAAAGCTGGGACGAATTCAAAGGCTACAATTACCCCGTTATCATCGACAACCTGATGAACCTGGAGTACCTGTTCTGGGCGGCGCGGGAATCGGGCGACAAACGGTTCTACAACATCTGCGTCTCGCACGCCGACAGCACGCTCAAAAACCATTTCCGACCCGATTACAGCTCCTACCACGTGGTGTGCTACGGGCCGGGGGGGAAAGTATTGAAGCGCCAAACCGCCCAGGGCTACGCCGACGAATCGGCCTGGGCGCGGGGGCAGACCTGGGGCCTGTACGGCTACACGGTGCTGTACCGCGAAACCAAAAACCCCAAGTACCTGGCCCAGGCCCAGCGCATTGCCGACTTCTACCTGCACCACCCCCACCTGCCCGCCGACAAGATTCCCTACTGGGATTTCAACGCCCCCGGCATTCCGAACGAGGAGCGCGACGCTTCGGCGGGGGCCGTGGCGGCCTCGGGCCTGCTGGAGCTGTGCACCTACTCCGGCCCCGCCGGCAAAGCCTATTACCAGGCGGCGGTGAAGATGCTGCAAAGCCTGGCCAGCCCCGCCTACCGGGCCCGACTGGGCGAGAACAACAACTTCCTGCTCAAGCACAGCGTGGGCTCCAAGCCGGCCAAATCCGAAGTGGACGTGCCGCTGGTGTACGCCGACTACTACTACCTCGAAGCCCTGCTCCGCTACGAGGCCCTGCGCCAGCTGCCGGCCTACCAGCTATAG
- a CDS encoding PfkB family carbohydrate kinase produces MLPSAAIVCFGETLWDMLPTGRQPGGAPGNVALHLHQLGQPVQLISRVGDDELGHELLAFLDARGLDPALVQRSDTHLTGVVKANIGASGAPVSYQIAWPQAWDYIQHTGALRTAVAQGQMLVYGSLAARSPVSRETLYRLLQHAAFKVFDLNLRPPNYAREVVKYLLQQADLVKLNETELAEVMGWLGQPAAASTALPWLAGHFGLRAVCLTQGAAGAVLYAEGMWYHSPGYAVAVADPIGCGDAFLAALLAGWAAGTGPAECLRRACAAGAVVAGRRGASPALTETDLLALLHAP; encoded by the coding sequence ATGTTGCCATCCGCCGCCATCGTCTGCTTTGGAGAGACCCTGTGGGACATGCTGCCCACCGGCCGCCAGCCCGGCGGGGCCCCCGGCAACGTGGCCCTGCACCTGCACCAGCTCGGGCAGCCCGTGCAGCTTATCAGCCGGGTAGGCGACGACGAGCTGGGCCACGAGCTGCTGGCCTTTCTGGACGCTCGCGGCCTCGACCCGGCCCTGGTGCAGCGCAGCGACACCCACCTCACCGGCGTCGTGAAGGCCAACATCGGGGCCAGCGGTGCGCCGGTGAGCTACCAGATTGCGTGGCCCCAGGCCTGGGATTACATCCAGCACACCGGGGCCCTGCGCACGGCCGTGGCCCAGGGCCAGATGCTGGTGTACGGCTCGCTGGCCGCCCGCAGCCCGGTGAGCCGCGAAACCCTGTACCGGCTGCTCCAGCACGCCGCCTTCAAAGTATTTGACCTCAACCTGCGCCCCCCGAATTACGCCCGTGAAGTGGTGAAGTACCTGCTCCAGCAGGCCGACCTGGTGAAGCTCAACGAAACCGAGCTGGCCGAGGTCATGGGCTGGCTGGGCCAGCCGGCCGCCGCCAGCACGGCGCTGCCGTGGCTGGCCGGGCATTTTGGCCTGCGGGCCGTGTGCCTCACCCAGGGCGCGGCCGGGGCCGTGCTCTACGCCGAAGGCATGTGGTACCACAGCCCCGGCTACGCGGTGGCCGTGGCCGACCCCATCGGCTGCGGCGATGCGTTTTTGGCGGCGCTGCTGGCGGGGTGGGCGGCCGGCACCGGCCCCGCCGAGTGCCTGCGCCGGGCCTGCGCAGCCGGGGCCGTGGTGGCCGGCCGGCGCGGCGCTTCCCCCGCCCTTACCGAAACCGACCTCCTCGCCCTGCTCCACGCACCCTGA
- a CDS encoding hybrid sensor histidine kinase/response regulator transcription factor: MTPPQLRCIKSFAWPEFWARPQIVWALCMGLLAGCTPSGPQPRTYRIVFSQCNTAGAWRQAMLEGMRRELSFHPEVQFRMLDGQSNTERQQAQIRALGPGEVDLLIVSPCGTQVLTIAAAVEETYGRGVPVILLDQQMGLRHYTAYVGSSNLEVGQAAARYAASLPRQQGHVVEVQGLSSTLGAAERHRGFVQGLAAYPGLQLVGQVSSSWRGLSAKAELTALLRAHPEVDVIFAHSDVLALGAYRVCQELGRARQIRIIGVDGLPGPGNGLQLVQDGVLAATIRQLPGGEEAIRLALRVLNHQPYERENALGITVIDAANVLMTRQQTDQLASQQQDIERQQALVGALQATYASQHTLLLGLLGALLAVAGFGALAWRAGRKQRHLNGQLALRNEENARINTQITAQNEENTRINAQLTVQNEEISRQRNQLEALAAQARTDTEAKLRFFTNFSHELRTPLTLILGPVEELLTGKAGLTAAQRHDLGLVRRNTQRLLQLVNQLMDFRKMDVGKMPVRASEGNLVDFVGEIVDVFERPARLRGIRLHWLPAVPVLRAWFDPNILDKVLFNLLSNALKFTPEQGQITVRLQLGDAASRTVRISVEDTGHGISEADRAHIFEWFYQGRADGTGTAQGSGMGLALALGLARLHQGQLALRSQPGQGSTFELTLPRELPAALHAPPSAAPETARPALPNLPAEAAALATAAEATVTDLPADEPSDTLVLVIEDNAEVSDFLARKLRTNFQVQTAADGPDGLRLATDLIPDLVVCDVMMPGLSGLEVVARLREDWRTSHIPVILLTARGAPEQQLEGVQAGADLYLTKPFNPAFLLESVRTLLANRARQRAHFQRELSLDKTTVAPTRPDQQFLADLTAIVEANLSRTELNVDDVGRSLNLSRMQLYRKVKALLGTGVTEFIQGIRLAKARQLLLDDALTIAEVGYELGFSSPSYFSNSFKAKYQVSPSEFRAFHTTPEG, encoded by the coding sequence TTGACCCCGCCTCAGTTGCGCTGCATCAAATCGTTTGCGTGGCCCGAATTTTGGGCCCGCCCGCAAATCGTGTGGGCGTTGTGCATGGGGCTGCTGGCGGGTTGTACGCCTTCGGGCCCCCAGCCCCGAACCTACCGCATCGTATTTTCGCAGTGCAATACCGCGGGAGCCTGGCGGCAAGCCATGCTGGAAGGGATGCGGCGCGAGCTGAGCTTTCACCCCGAGGTGCAGTTTCGGATGCTCGACGGCCAAAGCAACACGGAGCGGCAACAAGCCCAAATCCGCGCCCTGGGCCCCGGCGAAGTAGATTTGCTGATTGTCTCGCCCTGCGGAACCCAGGTGCTGACTATAGCTGCTGCCGTGGAGGAAACCTACGGCCGGGGGGTACCAGTAATCTTGCTCGACCAGCAAATGGGGTTGCGCCACTACACGGCCTACGTGGGCAGCTCGAACCTGGAAGTGGGCCAGGCCGCCGCCCGCTACGCGGCGAGCTTGCCGCGCCAGCAGGGCCACGTGGTCGAAGTGCAGGGGCTGTCCAGCACGCTGGGGGCCGCCGAGCGGCACCGGGGCTTTGTGCAGGGCCTGGCCGCCTACCCCGGCCTCCAGCTGGTGGGCCAGGTGTCGAGCAGCTGGCGCGGGCTCAGCGCCAAGGCCGAGCTGACGGCCCTGCTGCGCGCCCACCCGGAAGTGGACGTCATTTTCGCGCACAGCGACGTGCTGGCCCTGGGGGCCTACCGGGTGTGCCAGGAGCTGGGCCGCGCCCGGCAAATTCGCATCATTGGGGTGGACGGGCTGCCGGGGCCGGGCAATGGCTTGCAATTGGTGCAGGACGGCGTGCTGGCGGCCACCATCCGGCAGCTGCCGGGCGGGGAAGAAGCCATCCGCCTGGCCCTGCGCGTCCTCAACCACCAGCCGTACGAGCGCGAAAACGCGCTGGGCATCACCGTCATCGATGCGGCCAACGTGCTGATGACGCGCCAGCAAACCGACCAGCTGGCCAGCCAGCAGCAGGACATTGAGCGGCAGCAGGCGCTGGTGGGGGCCCTGCAAGCCACTTACGCCAGCCAGCACACGCTGCTGTTGGGCCTGCTGGGGGCGTTGCTGGCGGTGGCCGGCTTTGGGGCCCTGGCCTGGCGGGCGGGCCGGAAGCAGCGTCACCTCAACGGCCAGCTGGCCCTGCGCAACGAGGAAAATGCCCGCATCAACACCCAAATCACGGCCCAGAACGAAGAAAACACGCGCATCAACGCGCAGTTGACGGTGCAAAACGAGGAAATCAGCCGGCAACGCAACCAGCTCGAAGCGCTGGCCGCCCAGGCCCGCACCGACACCGAGGCCAAGCTGCGCTTTTTTACGAATTTCTCGCACGAGTTGCGCACGCCCCTCACCCTGATTCTGGGGCCGGTGGAGGAATTATTGACCGGCAAGGCGGGCCTGACCGCCGCCCAGCGCCACGACCTGGGCCTGGTGCGCCGCAACACCCAGCGGCTCTTGCAGCTAGTCAACCAGCTCATGGATTTCCGCAAGATGGACGTGGGCAAAATGCCCGTGCGGGCCAGCGAGGGCAACTTAGTGGACTTCGTGGGCGAAATCGTGGACGTGTTCGAGCGCCCGGCCCGGCTGCGCGGCATCCGGCTGCACTGGCTGCCGGCCGTGCCGGTGCTGCGGGCGTGGTTCGACCCCAATATCCTGGACAAGGTTTTGTTCAACCTGCTCTCCAACGCCCTCAAATTCACCCCCGAGCAAGGGCAGATTACCGTGCGCCTCCAACTCGGCGACGCGGCGAGCCGCACCGTGCGCATCAGCGTGGAAGACACCGGCCACGGCATCAGCGAGGCCGACCGGGCGCACATTTTCGAGTGGTTTTACCAGGGCCGGGCCGACGGGACGGGCACGGCGCAGGGCTCGGGCATGGGGCTGGCGCTGGCGCTGGGGCTGGCCCGGCTGCACCAGGGCCAGCTGGCCCTGCGGAGCCAGCCGGGGCAGGGCAGCACCTTCGAGCTGACCTTGCCCCGCGAGCTGCCTGCCGCCCTGCACGCCCCGCCTTCAGCCGCCCCCGAAACCGCCCGCCCCGCGCTACCCAACCTGCCGGCGGAGGCCGCTGCCCTGGCAACGGCGGCCGAGGCAACCGTTACGGACCTGCCCGCCGATGAGCCGAGCGACACGCTGGTGCTCGTCATCGAGGACAACGCCGAGGTGAGCGACTTTCTGGCGCGCAAGCTGCGGACCAATTTCCAGGTGCAGACCGCCGCCGATGGCCCCGACGGCCTGCGCCTGGCCACCGACCTCATTCCCGACCTGGTGGTGTGCGACGTGATGATGCCCGGCCTGAGCGGGCTGGAAGTGGTGGCCCGCCTGCGCGAGGACTGGCGCACGAGCCACATCCCGGTCATCCTGCTCACGGCCCGCGGGGCCCCCGAGCAGCAGCTCGAAGGCGTGCAGGCCGGGGCCGACCTCTACCTGACCAAGCCCTTCAACCCCGCTTTTCTGCTGGAAAGCGTGCGCACGCTGCTGGCCAACCGGGCCCGCCAGCGCGCGCATTTTCAGCGTGAGCTGAGCCTGGACAAGACCACCGTGGCGCCCACCCGCCCCGACCAGCAGTTCCTGGCCGACCTCACGGCCATCGTGGAAGCCAACCTGAGCCGCACCGAGCTGAATGTGGACGACGTGGGCCGCAGCCTGAACCTGAGCCGGATGCAGCTCTACCGAAAAGTAAAGGCCCTGCTGGGCACCGGGGTGACGGAATTTATCCAGGGCATTCGCCTGGCCAAGGCCCGCCAGCTGCTGCTCGACGACGCTCTCACCATCGCGGAGGTGGGCTACGAGCTGGGCTTTTCGTCGCCGTCGTATTTTTCCAACAGCTTCAAAGCGAAGTACCAGGTTTCGCCCTCCGAATTTCGCGCCTTCCATACCACCCCGGAGGGCTAA
- a CDS encoding right-handed parallel beta-helix repeat-containing protein, translating into MKRFLLASLLTAASLSGAHATDYYVKADGGSNTNAGTLAAPFATIQYAADRAQTPGDVVYIRAGTYITTGSSLLYVKYSGSASAPITFRNYPGDAKPLLQFSGYYGVYIGEDVNQPGQGVSYIEVLGLRLQGNNRNILLADALNQTNSCANPTGGYDARYQGSGIAVKGTATVHPHHIRMADNEIFECPGGGMGSARADYITIENNLVYNCAWYTNTGASGISVLGGWDFDTRTDIYRTIIRNNRCFGNQLLVPWFTGGVCKGYTDGNGIIVDSHRNFGYTGRTLVANNLVVDNGGAGIVFFQSDHGDIINNTLYHNVKTDTNNGGDLGVAYASDVLVQNNIAVAATKYTVQVKYASNVTLNANLFFGGTGTSLTNNNTGTIPNTNAVVADPQFISPSTDPFSSDFTLNAGSPAIDKGVNNKLSATDLAGNPRVAGSLPDLGAYERAVAPAMPLAARAGAEALAALEVYPNPSVGLVMLRYTTASPGPVRLELLDGLGRRVALLVDGDEPAGAHKKEFRAPARAAGLYHVLLTTPAGRVSQALSLGQ; encoded by the coding sequence ATGAAAAGATTTCTGCTAGCTTCATTGCTCACCGCCGCCAGCCTGTCCGGGGCCCACGCAACCGACTACTACGTCAAGGCTGATGGGGGCAGCAACACCAATGCGGGCACGCTGGCCGCGCCCTTCGCTACCATCCAGTACGCGGCCGACCGGGCCCAGACGCCCGGCGACGTGGTCTACATCCGGGCCGGCACCTACATCACCACGGGCAGCAGCCTGCTCTACGTCAAGTACTCGGGCAGCGCCAGCGCGCCCATCACCTTTCGCAATTACCCCGGCGATGCCAAGCCCCTGCTGCAATTCAGCGGCTACTACGGCGTCTACATCGGCGAAGACGTAAACCAGCCGGGCCAGGGGGTGTCCTATATCGAGGTCCTCGGCCTGCGACTGCAGGGCAATAACCGCAACATCCTGCTGGCCGATGCCCTGAACCAGACCAATAGCTGCGCCAACCCGACCGGGGGCTACGACGCGCGCTACCAGGGCAGCGGCATCGCCGTCAAGGGCACGGCCACCGTCCACCCGCACCACATCCGCATGGCCGACAACGAAATCTTTGAGTGCCCGGGCGGCGGCATGGGGTCGGCGCGGGCCGACTACATCACCATCGAGAACAACCTGGTGTACAATTGCGCCTGGTACACCAATACAGGGGCCAGCGGCATCAGCGTACTCGGGGGCTGGGACTTTGACACGCGCACCGACATCTACCGCACCATCATCCGCAACAACCGCTGCTTCGGCAACCAGCTGCTCGTGCCCTGGTTCACCGGCGGCGTGTGCAAGGGCTACACCGACGGCAACGGCATCATCGTCGATTCGCACCGCAACTTCGGCTACACGGGCCGCACGCTCGTGGCCAACAACCTGGTGGTGGACAACGGCGGGGCCGGTATCGTCTTCTTCCAGAGCGACCACGGCGACATCATTAACAACACGCTCTACCACAACGTGAAAACCGACACCAACAACGGCGGCGACCTGGGGGTAGCCTACGCCTCGGACGTGCTGGTCCAGAACAACATCGCCGTGGCCGCTACCAAGTACACGGTCCAGGTCAAGTACGCCAGCAATGTCACGCTCAACGCCAACCTGTTTTTCGGCGGCACCGGCACCTCGCTCACCAACAATAACACCGGCACGATTCCCAACACCAACGCGGTGGTGGCCGACCCCCAGTTTATCAGCCCCAGCACGGACCCGTTCAGCTCGGACTTCACGCTCAACGCCGGCAGCCCGGCCATCGACAAGGGCGTGAATAATAAGCTCTCGGCCACCGACTTGGCCGGCAACCCGCGCGTGGCGGGCAGCCTGCCCGACCTGGGGGCCTACGAGCGCGCCGTGGCGCCCGCCATGCCGCTCGCCGCCCGAGCTGGTGCTGAAGCGCTGGCCGCGCTCGAAGTCTATCCCAACCCCTCCGTCGGCTTGGTCATGCTGCGCTACACCACCGCCAGTCCGGGGCCCGTGCGCCTCGAATTGCTCGACGGCCTGGGCCGGCGCGTGGCCTTGCTAGTGGACGGCGACGAGCCAGCCGGCGCGCATAAAAAGGAGTTCAGGGCCCCGGCCCGGGCGGCCGGCCTGTACCACGTGCTGCTGACCACGCCGGCGGGCCGCGTGAGCCAGGCGCTTTCGCTGGGGCAGTAG
- a CDS encoding LacI family DNA-binding transcriptional regulator, giving the protein MKSTPVTLKAIARELNISLSTVSRALRGMPEVHADTRAAVHRLAAELDYQPNQLATNLAHSRTKTIGVLMPSLSYHFYSALLSSIEDAAMLAGYSVLVCQSNESHLREITNIQNLMRSQVEGFLIALSRDTSSYEHIERLTRKNFPLVLFDRCADGIAASKVIIDNEAAAFNATEHLIEQGCQRIGFLAGPPNLLISSQRVAGYQAALARHGLPARREHLLHCDFTQEDAIAQTQKLLSQRQLPDGLLVVSDRVAFPAMYTLKQRGVRIPQDLAIASFNNEPFAALQTPGLTSVSQPLPEMGIETVRLLLRQLDADHEQPPLETKVLGTQLVIRESSLRNALP; this is encoded by the coding sequence ATGAAAAGCACGCCGGTCACCCTCAAGGCCATTGCCAGGGAGCTGAACATTTCCTTGTCTACCGTGTCGCGGGCCCTGCGCGGCATGCCCGAGGTGCACGCCGACACCCGCGCAGCCGTGCACCGGCTGGCCGCCGAGTTGGACTACCAGCCCAACCAATTGGCCACCAACCTGGCCCACAGCCGCACCAAAACCATTGGCGTGCTCATGCCCAGCCTAAGCTACCATTTTTATTCGGCCCTGCTCAGTAGCATCGAAGACGCGGCCATGCTGGCCGGCTACAGCGTGCTGGTGTGCCAGTCCAACGAATCGCACCTGCGCGAAATTACCAACATCCAAAACCTGATGCGCAGCCAGGTAGAAGGCTTTTTAATTGCGCTTTCGCGCGACACCAGCAGCTACGAGCACATCGAGCGCCTCACCCGCAAGAATTTCCCGCTGGTGCTGTTCGACCGTTGTGCCGACGGCATCGCGGCTTCTAAGGTTATCATTGACAACGAAGCGGCGGCCTTCAACGCCACCGAGCACTTGATTGAGCAGGGCTGCCAGCGCATCGGCTTCCTGGCGGGGCCCCCCAACCTGCTCATCAGCAGCCAGCGGGTGGCCGGCTACCAGGCGGCCCTCGCCCGGCACGGGCTGCCCGCCCGCCGGGAGCACCTGCTCCACTGCGACTTCACCCAGGAAGACGCCATTGCCCAGACTCAGAAGCTATTAAGCCAGCGCCAGCTCCCCGACGGCCTGCTTGTGGTGAGCGACCGGGTGGCGTTTCCGGCCATGTACACGCTCAAGCAGCGGGGCGTGCGCATTCCCCAGGACCTGGCCATTGCCAGCTTCAACAACGAGCCGTTTGCCGCGCTGCAAACGCCGGGCCTCACCAGCGTCAGCCAGCCCCTGCCGGAAATGGGCATCGAAACCGTGCGGCTGCTGC